A stretch of Paenibacillus mucilaginosus 3016 DNA encodes these proteins:
- a CDS encoding alpha/beta fold hydrolase, with translation MSSSGIIDMDGFPLAYRIEGEGPPVLIVGSETYYPRLFSQELRKKLQLIFVDHRAFVKPSRSIKPEDYTLERIVQDMEVIRTTLKLGRVTVLGHSGSAFIALEYARTYPGHTATAVLLNSAPTNSAERQQGSLRHFDETASPERKAKFERDIALLPGDIEREPERRFAHACIRMAAHSFYDPGVDAAPMWAGVYTNMEIIDHLWGRVFAEIDMLERLHEVKAPVWIGLGRYDYLVSPVSLWDGIEERCSHVKVTVFEHSGHNPMWEEPEVFDRMLTEWVDGKE, from the coding sequence ATGAGTTCAAGCGGTATCATTGACATGGACGGCTTCCCGCTGGCGTACCGGATCGAGGGGGAAGGCCCCCCGGTCCTGATCGTCGGCAGCGAAACCTATTACCCGAGGCTGTTTTCGCAGGAGCTCCGAAAGAAGCTTCAGCTGATTTTTGTCGACCACCGCGCCTTCGTCAAGCCCTCCCGCAGCATCAAGCCGGAGGATTACACGCTGGAGCGGATTGTGCAGGATATGGAGGTGATCCGGACGACGCTGAAGCTCGGGCGCGTCACGGTGCTCGGCCATTCCGGCAGTGCCTTCATCGCGCTCGAGTATGCCAGGACCTATCCGGGGCATACCGCCACGGCGGTTCTGCTGAACTCGGCTCCGACGAACAGCGCGGAGCGCCAGCAGGGCAGCCTCAGGCATTTTGACGAGACGGCTTCCCCGGAGCGCAAAGCGAAGTTCGAGCGGGATATCGCCCTTCTTCCGGGGGATATTGAACGGGAGCCCGAACGGCGGTTCGCCCACGCATGCATCCGGATGGCCGCGCACAGCTTCTATGATCCGGGGGTGGATGCCGCCCCGATGTGGGCGGGCGTGTACACGAATATGGAGATCATCGATCATCTGTGGGGCCGGGTGTTCGCGGAGATCGATATGCTGGAGCGTCTGCATGAGGTGAAGGCCCCCGTCTGGATCGGTCTCGGCCGATACGATTACCTGGTCTCTCCGGTTTCGCTGTGGGATGGCATCGAGGAGCGCTGCTCCCATGTCAAAGTAACGGTGTTCGAGCACAGCGGCCATAATCCGATGTGGGAGGAGCCCGAAGTATTCGACCGGATGCTGACCGAGTGGGTGGATGGGAAGGAGTAG
- a CDS encoding SOS response-associated peptidase, whose translation MCGRFTLTVSPEAILEQFDLPGGLEEYHPRYNVAPGQQVWAIVHDGEAKRIRQLHWGLVPFWAKDPKIGYRTFNARSETAAKKAAFREPMKHSRCLIVADGFLEWRVRSGKAKQPVRFRLKSREVYGFAGLWETWRGKDGTEMATCTILTTQPNEIVREVHDRMPVILPREAERLWLDPGVEDPGHLQGLLQPYPADEMYAYEVSPLIGNVRNDSAELLEELNSK comes from the coding sequence ATGTGCGGACGGTTTACACTGACCGTCTCCCCGGAAGCGATTCTGGAGCAGTTTGACCTGCCGGGGGGACTCGAGGAGTATCATCCGAGGTATAATGTGGCGCCCGGCCAGCAGGTGTGGGCGATTGTGCACGACGGGGAAGCGAAAAGGATCAGGCAGCTCCACTGGGGACTGGTCCCGTTCTGGGCGAAGGACCCGAAGATCGGGTACCGTACGTTCAATGCCAGGTCGGAGACCGCAGCCAAGAAGGCGGCCTTCCGGGAGCCCATGAAGCATTCGCGCTGTCTGATCGTCGCCGACGGGTTCCTCGAGTGGCGGGTGCGGAGCGGGAAGGCGAAGCAGCCGGTGCGTTTCAGGCTGAAGAGCCGGGAGGTCTACGGCTTCGCCGGCCTGTGGGAGACCTGGAGAGGGAAGGATGGAACGGAGATGGCCACCTGCACGATTCTCACGACGCAGCCCAATGAGATCGTGAGGGAGGTGCACGACCGGATGCCGGTCATTCTTCCGCGCGAAGCGGAACGGCTGTGGCTCGACCCGGGCGTGGAGGATCCGGGGCATCTGCAGGGACTGCTGCAGCCTTACCCGGCGGATGAGATGTATGCCTATGAGGTGTCGCCGCTCATCGGCAACGTAAGGAACGACTCGGCGGAGCTTCTCGAAGAGCTTAATTCGAAGTAA
- a CDS encoding alpha-keto acid decarboxylase family protein, producing the protein MSAKTDKDRSSAGRAEEAAVSLGRFLFDSLKREGVTEIFGVPGDYNFTLLDELERCEGMRFIGGRNELNAGYAADSYARLRGLGALITTFGVGEMSAANAVAGAYSESVPLVHIVGTPKSAAQRERRLMHHSLLDGDYEVFRRAYGEITAYTAVLTPENAAAEIPKAIRTAKEKKKPVYLAVAIDLVDRPVVVQAHGEPEPKLQRRTDPAVLEAASAHAKRLLGAAGRAVILSDLPVQRFGLGEPVQRLAEALNVPAASTMLGKGSFDEGHPNYIGVYGGEFGSEDVRSIVEEAGCLIAVGLVRSDGNLANFTAKLDTAQLIEIQPDSVRIGEALYPGIRAEEMLRALEESGFRGGELPRVRHPYDEPAGGPGDAVTAKTYLPRFQRMLKEGDVVVVETGTLAYGMSEVRLPKGAAYIHQGAWQSIGYALPAAFGAAVADPQRRIVLFTGDGALQLTVQEISSMLACGGRLILFVLNNRGYTIEKYLNVRTERQPYNDIPEWSYTRLAEAFGGEAYTARVRTNGELDAAMAEAEAQCGRRLCLIELVPEDPMDAPPYLKRKRSYLEAQEAQRAKG; encoded by the coding sequence ATGTCCGCCAAAACAGACAAAGACCGCAGTTCGGCAGGCCGGGCCGAGGAGGCCGCCGTATCGCTCGGGCGGTTCCTGTTCGACAGCCTGAAGCGTGAGGGCGTCACCGAAATATTCGGTGTACCGGGCGACTACAACTTCACCTTGCTCGACGAGCTGGAGCGATGCGAGGGGATGCGCTTCATCGGCGGGCGCAATGAGCTTAACGCCGGTTATGCGGCAGACAGCTATGCGAGGCTCCGAGGCCTCGGCGCCCTGATCACCACGTTCGGCGTCGGCGAGATGAGCGCCGCGAACGCCGTGGCGGGAGCGTACAGCGAAAGCGTGCCCCTGGTGCATATCGTCGGTACGCCGAAATCGGCAGCCCAGCGGGAACGCCGCCTCATGCACCATTCGCTGCTGGACGGCGATTACGAAGTGTTTCGCCGGGCGTACGGGGAGATCACGGCCTATACGGCGGTGCTGACGCCGGAGAATGCGGCGGCCGAAATACCGAAGGCCATCCGGACCGCCAAGGAGAAGAAGAAGCCGGTCTACCTGGCCGTCGCCATCGATCTTGTGGACCGGCCGGTGGTGGTGCAGGCCCATGGGGAGCCGGAGCCGAAGCTTCAGCGCCGGACGGACCCTGCCGTGCTTGAGGCTGCATCGGCTCATGCAAAGCGCTTGCTGGGTGCAGCCGGCCGGGCGGTGATCCTGTCCGATCTGCCGGTGCAGCGGTTCGGTCTGGGGGAGCCGGTGCAGCGCCTGGCGGAAGCCCTGAACGTCCCGGCCGCTTCGACGATGCTCGGCAAGGGATCGTTCGACGAAGGGCATCCGAATTATATCGGCGTATATGGAGGCGAGTTCGGCAGCGAAGACGTACGCAGCATCGTGGAAGAGGCCGGCTGCCTGATTGCCGTGGGGCTCGTCCGGTCGGACGGCAATCTTGCGAACTTCACCGCGAAGCTGGACACGGCGCAGCTGATCGAGATTCAGCCGGATTCGGTCCGGATCGGCGAAGCGCTCTACCCGGGGATCCGGGCTGAAGAGATGCTTCGGGCGCTGGAGGAGTCGGGCTTCCGGGGCGGGGAGCTGCCGAGGGTCCGGCATCCGTACGATGAACCTGCTGGAGGCCCGGGGGACGCCGTTACGGCGAAGACGTATCTTCCCCGGTTTCAGCGGATGCTGAAAGAGGGGGACGTTGTCGTCGTTGAGACGGGCACGCTCGCCTACGGCATGTCGGAGGTCCGGCTGCCGAAGGGGGCGGCCTACATTCACCAGGGCGCCTGGCAGAGCATCGGGTATGCGCTGCCGGCCGCTTTCGGTGCCGCGGTCGCTGACCCGCAGCGGCGGATCGTGCTGTTCACCGGCGACGGGGCTCTGCAGCTGACGGTGCAGGAGATCAGCTCGATGCTGGCCTGCGGCGGCCGACTGATCCTGTTCGTGCTGAACAACCGGGGCTACACGATCGAGAAGTACCTGAATGTCCGAACGGAGAGGCAGCCTTACAACGACATTCCGGAGTGGTCGTATACGCGGCTGGCCGAGGCGTTCGGCGGGGAGGCGTATACGGCCCGGGTCCGGACCAACGGGGAGCTGGATGCGGCGATGGCCGAAGCCGAGGCGCAGTGCGGCCGGCGGCTGTGCCTGATCGAACTCGTGCCGGAAGACCCTATGGACGCTCCCCCTTACCTGAAGCGCAAGAGGAGCTATCTGGAGGCGCAGGAAGCGCAGAGGGCGAAAGGGTAA
- a CDS encoding MATE family efflux transporter, whose translation MNTESLPTWKKLSLFAVTWPIFVDSVLRMMLGTADVYMLSRISDGVTGAVGLANEIIVFCILMFGFVGIGTSVAVAQFLGAGRAREASRISALAITVNFIFGLIVSLTLVVFGEGIMRLMNLPPEQTAIAKQYLTIIGSFIWIEALSYAISSIIRSNGQTRDVMFVTLGVNLIHVAGNYLLIFGHFGFPELGVTGAAVSTAASRLIGLVVLIVILYRRIPYPIRLKDYITWNSTYLKQILSIGLPSAGEHLSWQSQHMMIVSFINIIGTAALSTHVYVMNVSNYFMALGMAIGMGTEIIIGHMIGAGETKAAYHKLLRSLRFCFLLTAAVVGFASLFREQLMGLFTTNADIIAMGSGILLLSVILEPGRTFNLVVINSLRAAGDARFPVMMGVLSMWGVAVPLAYLLGIKLGMGLLGVWIAFTADEWLRGLIMLLRWRSRAWESKALVQPAGTAPAAAGQGA comes from the coding sequence ATGAATACCGAATCACTGCCTACCTGGAAAAAACTAAGCCTGTTCGCCGTCACCTGGCCGATCTTCGTCGACTCCGTCCTGCGGATGATGCTCGGCACCGCGGATGTGTATATGCTCAGCCGGATCTCGGATGGGGTCACCGGAGCCGTCGGTCTCGCCAATGAAATCATCGTATTCTGTATTCTGATGTTCGGCTTTGTCGGGATCGGCACCAGTGTCGCCGTCGCCCAGTTCCTGGGTGCCGGGAGAGCCAGGGAAGCGAGCCGCATCTCGGCGCTGGCGATCACGGTCAACTTCATCTTCGGCCTGATCGTGAGCCTGACCCTGGTGGTCTTCGGCGAGGGGATCATGCGTCTGATGAATCTGCCGCCGGAGCAGACGGCCATCGCCAAGCAGTACTTGACGATCATCGGCTCCTTCATCTGGATCGAAGCCCTGTCGTACGCGATCTCCTCGATTATCCGGTCCAACGGCCAGACGAGGGATGTCATGTTCGTCACCCTCGGCGTGAACCTGATCCATGTCGCCGGCAATTACCTGCTGATCTTCGGCCACTTCGGATTTCCGGAGCTGGGGGTCACGGGAGCAGCCGTCTCGACGGCCGCCAGCCGGCTCATCGGTCTGGTGGTCCTGATCGTGATCCTGTACCGCCGCATCCCGTATCCGATCCGGCTGAAGGATTACATCACGTGGAACAGCACCTACCTGAAGCAGATCCTCTCGATCGGCCTGCCTTCCGCAGGGGAGCACCTGTCCTGGCAGTCCCAGCATATGATGATCGTCAGCTTCATTAATATCATCGGCACCGCCGCATTAAGCACCCATGTGTACGTTATGAACGTGTCCAACTATTTCATGGCGCTCGGTATGGCCATCGGGATGGGCACGGAGATTATCATCGGCCATATGATCGGGGCGGGGGAGACGAAGGCGGCCTATCACAAGCTGCTGCGAAGCCTGCGGTTCTGCTTCCTGCTGACCGCCGCCGTCGTAGGGTTCGCCTCCCTGTTCCGTGAGCAGCTCATGGGACTGTTCACCACGAATGCGGACATTATCGCCATGGGCTCGGGCATTCTCCTGCTCTCGGTCATTCTGGAGCCGGGCCGCACCTTCAACCTGGTGGTCATCAACTCGCTTCGCGCGGCGGGAGACGCCCGGTTCCCGGTTATGATGGGCGTACTCTCCATGTGGGGCGTCGCCGTGCCGCTGGCTTACCTGCTCGGGATCAAGCTCGGCATGGGCCTGCTGGGCGTCTGGATCGCCTTCACGGCGGACGAATGGCTGCGCGGCCTGATCATGCTCCTCCGCTGGAGAAGCCGGGCCTGGGAGAGCAAAGCTCTCGTGCAGCCCGCCGGTACGGCTCCCGCCGCTGCCGGGCAGGGCGCCTGA
- a CDS encoding DUF6492 family protein: MSKRAARRPGGGPAIDVLIPAIEKDLHTLPYVIDSIRAFVRHPIGRIYVVSPDSRRIRALCAKKNCTFVLETRLLPLTKSRIRYRSRTWDRSGWLYQQLLKLSGDRVCRRSFLVVDADTVFIRPHRFRIGGRPVFYCRNWSQPEYFRTYRKLMGRRKTAPRSFVTHYMLFERSKLRSLKKTMEKRHGRPWYKAILKSIDRRKQFGFSEFETYGNYVYAHRSKSCILRSARNKALSSHPSRLTGTRVRRLSKAYRTVSFHQRSVYKRGVKARRR, translated from the coding sequence ATGAGCAAGCGAGCGGCGCGGCGTCCCGGAGGCGGACCGGCGATCGACGTCCTGATTCCCGCCATAGAGAAAGACCTGCATACCCTTCCGTATGTCATTGACAGCATCCGAGCGTTTGTCCGGCATCCCATCGGCCGGATCTATGTCGTGTCACCGGACAGCCGGCGGATCCGTGCCTTATGCGCGAAGAAAAACTGCACCTTCGTCCTGGAGACCCGGCTGCTGCCGCTGACCAAGAGCCGGATCCGGTACCGTTCCCGCACGTGGGACCGTTCGGGCTGGCTCTACCAGCAGCTGCTCAAGCTGAGCGGGGACCGGGTGTGCCGGCGCAGCTTCCTGGTCGTCGACGCGGACACGGTCTTCATCCGTCCGCACCGCTTCCGGATCGGAGGCCGGCCGGTGTTTTACTGCCGGAACTGGAGCCAGCCGGAATACTTCCGCACCTACCGGAAGCTGATGGGCCGCAGGAAGACGGCTCCGCGTTCCTTTGTTACGCACTACATGCTGTTCGAGCGCTCCAAGCTGAGAAGCCTCAAGAAGACGATGGAGAAGAGACACGGACGTCCCTGGTACAAGGCGATTCTGAAGAGCATCGACCGCAGGAAGCAGTTCGGCTTCTCCGAGTTCGAGACGTACGGCAACTACGTCTATGCCCACAGGTCCAAGAGCTGCATTCTGCGCAGTGCCCGCAACAAGGCGCTGTCTTCGCATCCATCGCGCCTGACCGGTACCCGTGTACGTCGTCTCTCCAAGGCGTACCGGACCGTATCTTTCCACCAGCGGAGCGTCTACAAGCGGGGCGTGAAGGCGCGCAGGAGGTAG
- a CDS encoding RCC1 domain-containing protein: MNRLSKGGSRWAIILCASALLTLPTAASAASQAGVSSAKPLPKIEQVVDPAFPMALDDQGQVWAKALNTISVKDGFHPTVLIRGKGLDRVSSVASNGGVAVALREDGSVWTINRITPASVNDHVSVQIGERLPKLEGIVKVVLGGTLGLAMDKKGDVWVFEIGFHVDRGQTVEHMGIMPVHLPALKKIKDLSFGSTAITFLKEDGTVSQIPYTYRESKSSMYTTLRTASPEPVKGMNGIVKLSKDSALIRDGRVWLWGDGVLAKPDHDVMAPAAEPFQVSGLDDVADFAAGGEHALFIKKDGTVWAWGYFSHNPSALGELQPKVYHELSPIEGLSDASSVIVHGEHGGDSVDIVVKKDGSLWMWGADESRRIHTAPLQVGFRNP, encoded by the coding sequence ATGAACCGATTGTCAAAAGGGGGGAGCCGCTGGGCCATCATCCTTTGTGCTTCTGCCCTGCTTACGCTGCCAACCGCGGCTTCTGCCGCGAGTCAAGCTGGCGTCAGCTCCGCTAAGCCCCTCCCGAAGATCGAGCAGGTTGTAGACCCGGCCTTTCCCATGGCACTCGACGATCAGGGACAGGTTTGGGCCAAAGCTCTCAACACGATCTCGGTCAAGGACGGATTCCATCCAACCGTTCTCATTCGAGGCAAGGGCCTGGATCGGGTGTCCAGTGTAGCATCCAACGGCGGAGTTGCCGTTGCCCTGCGGGAGGACGGGAGCGTATGGACGATCAACAGGATCACGCCGGCCAGTGTCAACGATCACGTATCCGTCCAAATTGGAGAGCGTCTGCCGAAGCTTGAAGGCATCGTCAAGGTGGTGCTGGGCGGAACCTTGGGATTGGCGATGGATAAGAAGGGGGACGTGTGGGTATTCGAGATCGGATTCCATGTCGATCGCGGTCAGACCGTGGAACACATGGGGATTATGCCTGTACATCTACCGGCCCTGAAGAAGATCAAGGACCTGTCGTTCGGTTCGACCGCCATTACATTTCTGAAAGAGGATGGAACCGTGTCGCAAATTCCGTATACTTATCGCGAGTCCAAATCCTCGATGTACACGACGCTTCGTACGGCTTCTCCGGAACCGGTCAAAGGAATGAACGGAATCGTCAAGCTGAGTAAAGATTCGGCATTAATACGGGATGGGCGCGTATGGCTGTGGGGAGACGGCGTGTTGGCCAAGCCTGATCATGATGTGATGGCTCCGGCTGCCGAGCCCTTCCAAGTGAGCGGCTTGGATGACGTGGCCGACTTCGCTGCCGGCGGCGAGCATGCGCTATTCATCAAGAAGGACGGCACCGTATGGGCATGGGGCTACTTCAGTCACAACCCCAGCGCGCTTGGTGAGCTGCAGCCCAAGGTGTATCATGAGCTTTCTCCGATCGAGGGGTTATCCGATGCATCCTCCGTCATTGTACACGGAGAACACGGAGGCGATTCCGTGGATATTGTCGTCAAAAAAGATGGAAGCCTCTGGATGTGGGGGGCGGATGAGTCCAGACGCATCCATACCGCGCCCTTGCAGGTGGGCTTCCGCAATCCGTGA
- a CDS encoding helix-turn-helix domain-containing protein codes for MPVHCSEMDEVISFIHQHMDEPLPLERLAKQAAYSPYHFTRLFKEKTGLPPLYYVSSLRLQKAKDLLLRTSWSVRDIGLEIGQQSLGTFTTRFTERVGMTPTEFRGSVQQTNHHLQELRSLQDWRTPRTVSASFDRIEGTVGAEVPFEGVILVGLFAKPIPEGIPMYGTVLSSLGSFSFTGVKPGTYYLMATSVSWSMQAMDVLLPQSTLRTRSKTPITVEPFTVVPHQEVMLHPPRLDDPPILISLPLLMNRFLHGMLRDSAGRGR; via the coding sequence ATGCCGGTCCACTGTTCCGAAATGGACGAAGTCATCTCCTTTATCCATCAGCATATGGATGAACCGCTGCCCCTGGAGCGGCTTGCGAAGCAGGCGGCATACAGCCCCTATCACTTCACCCGGCTGTTCAAGGAGAAGACCGGGCTGCCGCCGCTGTATTATGTATCCTCGCTGAGGCTTCAGAAGGCGAAGGACCTGCTGCTGCGCACGAGCTGGAGCGTAAGGGATATCGGTCTTGAGATCGGCCAGCAGAGCCTCGGGACCTTCACGACCCGGTTCACCGAGCGTGTAGGAATGACGCCTACCGAGTTCCGGGGCTCCGTGCAGCAGACGAACCACCATCTGCAGGAGCTGCGTTCACTCCAGGATTGGCGTACACCAAGAACGGTAAGCGCTTCATTTGACCGGATCGAAGGGACGGTGGGGGCGGAGGTCCCGTTCGAAGGGGTGATCCTGGTCGGGCTGTTCGCCAAGCCGATTCCCGAAGGCATTCCGATGTACGGGACCGTGCTTTCCTCGCTCGGCAGCTTTTCTTTTACCGGAGTGAAGCCCGGCACGTACTATCTCATGGCCACCTCCGTCTCCTGGAGCATGCAGGCCATGGACGTGCTGCTGCCGCAGTCCACGCTGCGCACCCGGTCGAAGACCCCGATCACGGTCGAACCCTTCACGGTGGTCCCGCATCAGGAGGTCATGCTCCACCCGCCGCGTCTCGACGATCCGCCCATACTGATCTCTCTGCCGCTGCTGATGAACCGGTTTCTGCACGGGATGCTGCGGGACTCGGCGGGGAGAGGCAGATAG
- a CDS encoding AI-2E family transporter → MWYRENFFKYTVGAILVLLVIFLLGKIGYFFAPFRQMFSALFFPLLISGFLFYLLRPFVDYLEGKRLPRTMAILFIFAILTMVMSTAGSYLSTTIQQQFADLATNLQESIQDATEKTDDLLQENNTFFSIHDIEQRVSATLRSLIEWAQNNVGGIVSAFASAATTLTLVPFILFYFLKDSTSFHTRVVRPFPDEYKSELSKMLLEMDFTISAYVKGQALVAAFVGVFIYLGYLLIGLDFAFILALFAMFTNVVPFLGPFIGAIPALFIALTVSPVMALKAALVTLVVQQIEGNVLQPKIMGDKLDIHPLTVILLVVAAGSISGFVGLLIAVPVYAVGKIILFKSYRIYKFHHANQLEKRERMLP, encoded by the coding sequence ATGTGGTACAGAGAGAATTTTTTTAAATATACGGTAGGGGCCATCCTGGTGCTCCTGGTTATTTTTCTGCTCGGCAAAATCGGTTATTTCTTCGCCCCGTTCCGGCAGATGTTCTCCGCGTTGTTCTTCCCGCTGCTGATCTCCGGTTTCCTATTCTATCTGCTCCGTCCCTTCGTGGATTACCTGGAGGGGAAGCGGCTGCCGCGCACGATGGCGATTCTTTTTATCTTTGCGATTCTGACGATGGTGATGTCCACGGCGGGCAGCTACCTCAGCACGACGATTCAGCAGCAGTTCGCCGACTTGGCGACCAATCTGCAGGAGAGCATTCAGGACGCGACGGAGAAGACGGATGACCTGCTGCAGGAGAACAATACGTTCTTCTCCATCCACGACATTGAACAGCGGGTCAGCGCGACGCTGCGTTCCCTGATCGAGTGGGCGCAGAACAATGTCGGGGGGATTGTCTCGGCTTTCGCCAGCGCGGCGACGACCTTGACGCTCGTTCCATTCATTCTTTTCTACTTTCTGAAGGACAGCACCAGCTTCCATACCCGCGTGGTCCGGCCTTTTCCCGACGAATACAAGAGCGAGCTGAGCAAAATGCTGCTCGAGATGGATTTCACCATCTCGGCGTATGTGAAGGGCCAGGCGCTGGTGGCCGCCTTCGTGGGCGTGTTCATCTACCTCGGCTATCTGCTCATTGGGCTTGATTTTGCCTTCATCCTGGCGCTGTTCGCCATGTTCACGAATGTCGTGCCCTTCCTCGGGCCTTTCATTGGAGCGATTCCCGCGCTGTTCATCGCCCTCACGGTCAGTCCCGTCATGGCGCTCAAGGCGGCGCTCGTCACCCTCGTGGTCCAGCAGATCGAAGGCAATGTGCTCCAGCCCAAGATCATGGGGGACAAGCTCGACATTCATCCGTTAACCGTCATCCTTCTCGTGGTCGCCGCGGGGTCCATCTCGGGCTTCGTCGGCCTGCTGATCGCTGTGCCCGTCTATGCCGTGGGTAAGATCATTCTGTTCAAAAGCTACCGCATCTACAAGTTCCACCATGCGAATCAGCTTGAGAAGCGGGAGCGGATGCTGCCATAG
- a CDS encoding M3 family oligoendopeptidase, with product MLQFAEYAYQRPDLQAMEQEFGRHLEDFRSAGSAEEQAHALQAINGLRSGFETAANLAYIRHTMDTKDDFYKQEQDFIDEARPAFQSLVNPFYEALAASPFRRELESRFGRQLFALAETSLKTFSPEVVEDLQQENKLVSEYTQLVASAIVSFDGRELTLPELGPYLQSPDREIRRRASAAGYTFFSANEERFDELYDKLVQVRTGLARKLGFPSFTPLAYARLGRTDYDETMVARFREGVLNAIVPLASRLKERQRSRIGVDRLYYYDEGFLFPSGNAKPKGEPAWLVKQAEQMYGELSPETGAFFSFMAERGLLDLYSRPGKAAGGYCTYLPDFRSPFIYANCNGTAGDIQVLTHEAGHAYQVYCSGRLEVPEYHWPTMDAAEIHSMSMEFITYPWMELFFREDADKYRFSNLVSSLTFIPYGCAVDEYQHWIYAHPEASADQRKAAWREIERRYLPHRDYDDNEYLERGGFWQKQGHIFHTPFYYIDYTLAQLCAFQFWQLHTERPAEAWESYNRLCKLGGSLPFTELVTDAGLGSPFDPQVVSSVIGQIQVWLDGVDDKSL from the coding sequence ATGCTGCAATTTGCCGAGTATGCATACCAAAGACCGGACCTCCAAGCCATGGAACAGGAATTCGGGCGTCATTTGGAAGACTTCCGCAGCGCGGGCTCCGCGGAGGAGCAGGCACACGCCCTCCAGGCGATCAACGGCCTGCGCTCGGGGTTTGAGACGGCCGCCAACCTGGCGTACATCCGGCATACGATGGATACGAAGGATGACTTTTACAAACAGGAGCAGGATTTTATCGATGAGGCACGCCCCGCCTTCCAAAGCCTGGTCAATCCTTTCTATGAAGCGCTGGCCGCCTCCCCGTTCCGCAGGGAGCTGGAATCCCGCTTCGGCAGACAGCTGTTCGCCCTGGCGGAGACCTCGCTGAAGACGTTCAGCCCCGAGGTGGTCGAAGATCTCCAGCAGGAGAATAAACTCGTCAGCGAGTATACGCAGCTGGTCGCCTCCGCGATCGTCTCCTTCGACGGCCGCGAGCTGACGCTGCCCGAGCTCGGTCCGTACCTCCAGTCTCCGGACCGCGAAATCAGGCGCAGAGCCAGTGCCGCGGGGTACACGTTCTTCAGCGCGAATGAGGAGCGGTTCGACGAACTGTACGATAAGCTGGTACAGGTAAGAACCGGACTGGCCCGGAAGCTCGGGTTCCCCAGCTTCACGCCCCTGGCCTACGCCCGCCTCGGCCGTACCGATTATGACGAGACCATGGTCGCCCGCTTCCGGGAAGGCGTGCTGAATGCGATCGTTCCGCTGGCCAGCCGTCTGAAGGAACGCCAGAGGTCGAGAATCGGCGTGGACCGGCTGTATTACTATGACGAGGGCTTCCTCTTCCCTTCCGGGAATGCCAAACCGAAGGGAGAGCCGGCTTGGCTGGTGAAGCAGGCGGAGCAGATGTACGGGGAGCTGTCGCCCGAGACGGGAGCCTTCTTCTCGTTCATGGCGGAGCGCGGGCTGCTGGACCTGTACAGCCGTCCCGGCAAAGCGGCCGGCGGCTATTGTACGTACCTGCCGGACTTCAGGTCGCCTTTCATCTACGCGAACTGCAACGGCACGGCCGGAGACATCCAGGTGCTGACCCACGAAGCCGGCCATGCTTACCAGGTCTACTGCAGCGGCAGGCTGGAAGTGCCGGAATACCACTGGCCGACGATGGATGCGGCCGAGATCCATTCGATGAGCATGGAATTTATCACCTACCCTTGGATGGAGCTCTTCTTCCGCGAGGATGCGGACAAATACCGGTTCTCCAACCTCGTCAGCTCCCTCACCTTCATTCCGTACGGCTGCGCGGTCGACGAGTACCAGCATTGGATCTACGCCCATCCGGAAGCCTCGGCGGATCAGCGCAAAGCGGCCTGGAGGGAGATCGAACGCCGCTATCTGCCCCACCGTGACTACGACGACAACGAGTACCTCGAGCGCGGAGGCTTCTGGCAGAAGCAGGGCCATATTTTTCATACGCCCTTCTACTACATTGATTACACGCTGGCCCAGCTCTGCGCCTTCCAGTTTTGGCAGCTGCATACCGAGCGCCCGGCGGAAGCCTGGGAAAGCTACAACCGGCTGTGCAAGCTCGGCGGCAGCCTCCCCTTCACGGAGCTCGTGACGGATGCGGGACTTGGATCGCCCTTCGACCCGCAGGTCGTCTCTTCCGTGATCGGGCAGATCCAAGTCTGGCTGGACGGTGTGGACGACAAGTCATTGTAG
- a CDS encoding VOC family protein: MDQTVPSVVTFFMFSGQAEEAMRFYTSLFEGSSIGQVHYQENGQVLHAVFTVKGQTFNCIDNSTTAEHAFTPAMSLFVTCSSSEEIEHAYEELSRDGQVLMPLGALPPFSEKFGCVQDRFGVSWQLSLPKSG, translated from the coding sequence ATGGATCAAACCGTCCCGTCCGTGGTCACTTTTTTCATGTTCTCTGGCCAAGCTGAAGAGGCAATGCGCTTCTACACATCGCTGTTCGAAGGATCCTCCATCGGGCAGGTTCACTATCAGGAGAACGGACAGGTTCTGCATGCCGTCTTCACCGTCAAGGGACAAACCTTCAACTGTATTGACAACAGTACGACAGCTGAGCATGCCTTCACTCCGGCGATGTCCCTCTTCGTTACCTGCAGCTCCAGCGAGGAGATCGAGCATGCTTACGAAGAGCTCTCCCGGGACGGCCAGGTGCTGATGCCGCTCGGCGCTCTGCCGCCGTTCAGTGAGAAGTTCGGCTGTGTGCAGGACCGCTTCGGCGTATCCTGGCAGCTGAGTCTGCCGAAGAGCGGCTAG